The following proteins are co-located in the Microbacterium profundi genome:
- a CDS encoding isoprenyl transferase codes for MTPKPYTHKDAVAYRPLDWTGVHPPVFAKVPEHVAIVMDGNGRWANKQGLTRIEGHKAGEEVLLDVVAGAVQAGVKHLSVYAFSTENWARSPEEVRFLMGYNRDVLHRRRDQLNEWGVRIRWAGRKPRLWGSVIKELQRAEELTRDNDVLTLTMCVNYGGRGELVDAMRSLAGEVAAGRLKPKAITEKMIGRQLYVPELPDVDLFLRSSGEQRTSNFLLWQSAYAEMVFLDTLWPDFSRQELWRAIEIYVSRDRRFGGAVDAPSA; via the coding sequence TTGACTCCGAAGCCGTACACGCACAAGGACGCTGTCGCGTACCGCCCGCTCGATTGGACCGGTGTGCATCCGCCCGTGTTCGCCAAGGTGCCCGAGCACGTGGCGATCGTGATGGATGGCAACGGCCGCTGGGCGAACAAGCAGGGCCTCACCCGCATCGAGGGGCACAAAGCCGGTGAAGAGGTGCTGCTCGACGTCGTCGCCGGCGCCGTCCAGGCCGGTGTGAAGCATCTGTCGGTCTACGCGTTCTCGACCGAGAACTGGGCTCGCTCGCCCGAGGAGGTGCGCTTCCTGATGGGATACAACCGCGACGTGCTGCATCGTCGGCGCGACCAACTCAACGAGTGGGGCGTGCGGATCCGCTGGGCGGGAAGAAAGCCTCGACTGTGGGGATCTGTGATCAAGGAGCTGCAGCGCGCGGAGGAGCTGACCAGGGACAACGACGTGCTGACACTCACGATGTGCGTGAACTACGGCGGGCGGGGCGAGCTGGTAGACGCGATGCGCTCACTTGCGGGCGAGGTGGCCGCCGGGCGTCTGAAGCCGAAGGCGATCACCGAGAAGATGATCGGCCGCCAGTTGTACGTGCCAGAGCTGCCGGACGTCGACCTGTTCCTGCGCAGCTCGGGCGAGCAGCGCACCTCGAACTTCCTGCTCTGGCAGTCGGCGTACGCCGAGATGGTGTTCCTCGACACGCTCTGGCCCGACTTCTCGCGTCAGGAGCTGTGGCGTGCGATCGAGATCTATGTGTCGCGCGATCGCCGCTTCGGCGGCGCGGTGGATGCGCCGTCCGCCTGA